From the genome of Populus trichocarpa isolate Nisqually-1 chromosome 15, P.trichocarpa_v4.1, whole genome shotgun sequence, one region includes:
- the LOC7464516 gene encoding auxin-responsive protein SAUR32, with the protein MGSGDKLHLNFHIHLPKNHHHHHHHRKKELKDIPKGCLAVMVGQGEEQQRFVIPVIYINHPLFMHLLKEAEEEFGFDQQGPITIPCHVEEFRNIVQGMIEEENSQYHHHHYHVWCFRV; encoded by the coding sequence ATGGGGAGTGGGGATAAACTCCATTTGAATTTCCATATTCACTTGCCaaaaaaccaccaccaccaccaccaccacaggAAGAAAGAGTTGAAAGATATCCCAAAAGGGTGTCTTGCTGTCATGGTAGGTCAAGGTGAGGAGCAACAAAGGTTTGTGATTCCTGTGATTTATATAAATCATCCACTCTTCATGCACCTGTTGAAAGAAGCTGAGGAAGAGTTTGGATTTGATCAACAAGGCCCCATCACTATTCCTTGTCATGTTGAGGAGTTTCGCAATATTGTTCAAGGCATGATCGAAGAGGAGAATTCCCAgtatcaccaccaccactatcaTGTTTGGTG